The region GAATAAGTTTCTTGTGTATCTGTTTCTGAGTATTCTGTTTAAGAACTGAATTAAATGCAATTTGGCACTTCTTTCGATATTTTGTTTGAcaaaattgcataattttatcaTAGTTTCAGGTGGAAAGGAGCATATTTGttgagtttgagtttttttttgtaacaaattCCGCAAAATATTACTTTTGTAGTCTTAATCAAGAACATCAGTTCAATCAATTGCTGATAACATAAATAATgccaaaataaaagaaaaaaataaaaaatatccaaATAAAAGAATTCATTGAATATTTTACTCCAAATAACTCTACCCTGTTATTGATTAGAAAGTTCTGTTCATTGGACAATTCCTGGACGCACTTTTACTAGTACACCACAAACAACCTTAGCCACATGACCCCTGGCCGCACTTGTTGTCTAATTAATTTAAAGTGaccaaaaaatgcaaacagtcTCCTTGCCCACCGGTGCACCACATTACACAGTGAAAGCTAATTACCTGCTGGCATGCACATCATCCAGGACCATTTTCACGCCACAAAAAACAGCGTCCCTGCCAGCCGATTGGCAATCAATTGACCACGAGCCCCAACGAGCAGTGAGCCTGCAAACGATTATCCTTCATCGTCCACCGTCCGCTCTGTCATCTGTTGTCACTTGTCCTTTCCACTGTGCCGGCAACCAGCTTCAAAGTAGCCAGGACGAAGAAGGCTGACCCCGCAATTTACGCCAGTGGACGCCAGACTGGAGGCGCAAAAACATTATGCACTTAATACATATTATTGAGTGGCGgcggcacgatcgcgatcgcattcGGAGCCAACGGGCGACTCACAAACGATTGTCAAGTGTTTCAATTAGGTACCAGTCGCTTCACTTCAGCACTCCAGCTGGCGAACGGATTACGAAATGCGATGGATTGCGCTGTGCGTTCGGTGCGTTCGTTAGTGGCCGCTGCTCACTGCTCCATATGCTAATGATTGAGTGGAGTTGGCCGTAAGGtgcagagagcagcagcagcagcagcagcagcagcagtgacaacAACCAGTCGGTCGCCTGTAGACCTATCATTAGCGAttgtgtgcgagagagcgcCCGAAAAGCCCTCAAATTGGCGCCTCTAGGTGTGCTTTCGCTCGAGCAAACCTCCTATCCATGCCACGTTATGAGTCTTGGGTTGATTCTTTTGCgaaatgcttcttcttcttcttctcctgggGAGAGGGGAGTTTTCGTTAATAaattgaagaaagaaaaggcaaGCCGCCAGAGGCCATTTCCGGTCCAGTTCACGGGTGGTCCGGGTccaaagggagggagggggaccAGAGCTGGTGCTGAAGGTCTGTTCTCCACCTGAGGGTCCTTTTTGATTGGCTCAAGTATCCAGcgcgctgctgccagtgcaAAAGAGAACGTGAAGAACGTGGCGCTGGTCATTGGGAAACCGCAACTGCCGGACTGCCAGCTTCCAGTGCGCGTACTGGAATCGAGCGAACACTTTATGCTCCACGCCAATGACACGCACCGGTGGAGGCGGAtggccaacgacaacgacaacgacgacgacgacgatgtttaCGCTTCGAACAGAGTTTCataaaagaaattaatttgataatTCCGTCTCGGCCTTTTGTTGCATCCGTGGCCGGGGACTCAATTGTCCTGACGGCCGGTCCCTGTATGTAGGCCAAACACGAACACGGGCGCGCGGTCCAAGCGGCACCAATCATCGTAAAAACATGCGGTCGATGCACCGAAGCCATTGGCTTTCTCCTAATATTCCCTTTGCGGTTTTCCTGGAGCGTTCGGGAGGAGGACCAATCCCAGGAGGAACTTGCAAAAGGTGCGCTGTCCAGTGGGACCtcaattttgtttcgtttgttctcTGTTTACTCAAAGATCGAGTAGCCAACGAGAGCATTTGGACTCCATTTTGCATCCCCCGTGATGCTTGCACGCCGTTGCGGTTCGTTAAGTGGTGTGTCtcgaaggaaagaagaaaattaaattaattcccCGTGCGACGACGACTCCAACCGATCAAACGGCCCTACGGATGAagatcattttcttcttcgctcggTCCCTCGggaaaatgaagtgaaaagtcCCCGGGACGAGCTGGCCGCTGGGCCATTTCCCACAGGGCCAGTGCCGCACCAACGCATTTGCATGTCGGTCGAAGCCGTAAGCGACCCAGGCACGCCAGCGACCGAAACCTAATTAGAAACACATAAAAGAGGTGGGCCCGAGCGGCCACCTCGGGTGGTCGTATTCATAAAAGTCGAAACCTCATTTGGCCAGATTAAGAAAACGGAATACCAGCGCACAACaatggcgggggggggggggactccaTGAAATCGGCCATTCATCGTTGGCTTCCGTTTGGTTGGGTGGCACAGAAAGTGTGGCCATTTCCACGCGTGATCCGTGTGCCGTTCGCACGCGGCCATCCAAACACGGTCATGGCGTTATTTGCTTCCGTGGCAGGTTCCGACAGGTTGCTTGACGGTTCCGCAGGGTTAGTGGAGCGAAGCAGGAGTGGTGATCATTAATTTAGAGAAAATGGATATTTTCTACCTTTTGCCATCCAATTATGGGAGCAGTTTGGATAAAAGATCAAGTGTTTTCGTTGGGTCGTTTAGATCATGAATGTTACTGACGATACAGGAGTGCCCTTTGCAATTGAAGAGACGTTAAATGCTTTACCAGCATTgttttcgaggttttttttattgacgtCTTCAGCGAGGAGTGAAAGAATGAAATTTCAGACAAGAAAATGTCGAAATTAAAGGTTATTTGAGTAAAAAATCCAGGGACATTAGACAGAGGAATTGGAAAAGGATTAAATTTGTTTCATGATGAGACTTCGTTAGGAAACAAGTTGCTTATTAAATTCCATGAATTTCACGCAATGTTCGTTAGATAAATTCTGGTCCTTGGCCAGTTTAGTATAAAACATGAAGAGTAGCATCATGTGCTCCAATAATCTACTTAATTTTAATTCTATTTCGTGTTTTGAACAGGATTACAAGTGCTAAAATTCGTACACAATTCTTCAACTGTGCATCAGGAAGTCTTTCATCAGGATTCTATTGTACTACAGCAGGACACTGAAGTCAGACGGCCACGAACGTAGTTTGAAAGGTCAAGCAATTCTGTTTGGAAAAAGAAATAGTCATTTTATCTAAGATCCTTTCCTAGTTCCAGATCCAGTGTCATCCCTCTCCGATAGTGTCCACACTCattatcaacaaacaaacaatgaacCCAAGAATCCCATCCACCGACTCGGCACATGAAGTCATCTTCCCGATTCGATGACTCGTATGTCGATTTGTGGTTCCCTGTCCCCCTGTCCCTGTCCCTGGTACCCGGATTATCCGATGTGAAATTCATGAGTTGAGCAAGTAATCCATCtttcttataaataaatttgataaaaGCACCCCGGGCACCggtgaaaaaagggacaatCCTCCCACCGTCCTATGCCAACGGGCTATCTTCATTTATTATCCGTAACATTAGCCGATTGACCCTTCCTCTCGGTGGGGCTCGCTATCATTTGTATTGTTTATTCAAAGAGAGTTTTGAGAGGAGAGCGGAAAAGAGACGACAGCGGAGAAAATgctcccaaaaaaggacaaacatGCGGTTCCAATGTTTCATATGAAACATTCTTCACATCCCCTCTAAGGTCGCCTTCCCCATTCCTCTATTGACCCTTTTTTGTTATCGCTTAGAATGGACTGAGGCTGGACTCCAGGACTGCCACCCGCTGCTCCAAGGAGTAGCTTCCCTTTCGCAATCGTTTACTCAGCAATTTCggttgtggttgcggttgcggtcgTCCAGATATACCGGGAATTAGCATAAATTTTACAATTCTAATcgcatttttcatcatccCGATGGTCATCCTCAAGACAATACATTCAGTTCAGAATCCTTTGCCAAGGGAGTAAACCTCCCGTCTGTCCATTGTCCAGCCTCGTGGGTCGAGGGGtggcaaaatggcgaaaaaatgGTCCCGAAAACCCCCCGAGGGGCTCAATGGAGGAGAATCGAGCATCGGTTCGAATCAAATCCACTTCGCCATCATGAAAACTTAAGAATGTCCAGCTTAATTTGCAAACATATCCACTCGGCTGCGATGGCCACCGAAGGGTTATTCGGTCAAGGGATGGTCTTGCCCTCGcctggacgatgacgacaagtAAAGGCCCCAAAACCTGCTCGTTCGTACTGCTGCGGTAGCAAAAATCCCGAGCAAAAGATTCCGATATCTTCTGCATCATCATTTACCATAAACGAATGTGAACGCCACGTGAATGTgtcgcttttcatttttggaaATATTTTGGAAgccctcccctccccggggggtgagGTTCGGATGGGCTAACGGTTCCTTGAGGTCCGGTCCGATTGTGGTCGGGTGCCGGTTGATGATAAAACATTTATGCCAATAATGTATGCATAAATTGCTGTGTCCGGCAGTGATATTGGATCGTTCCGAGTGCAAGGATTATGGAACCAGTTTTATCCGTGGCCTACCAAGAGATCCAGATGAGCTGGCGAAATGGAGCATCGCAAGGACCCAAGGAAGTCGTGCTATCGGTGGAGGAAAAATGTGATCTGGAAATGCTTTGTTCCAGCACAAGTTTGTTTGCATCTCTCTGCTCGTTTTAAACCGAAATAGATTCACTTTATGCTTGTATTTTGGACGGTAAGGCAATGTCATTtccaatcaaacaaaatgctGCTTATCTGATCCATGTATGGTAGTCTAATTGAATCAATCCCTTTGATCGATGATGTTTCGTGGAAGATTAAAGAAGACAATACGCAACCGAACCCATTGAAAGCACGATTTCGAACAATTACGCATCTATCAAGTTTTATAAATCGAATCTAGATTAAAGAATACTGCATCTCAAAGTGGACCAAAACGAACTCCTTCAATGCTTCGTTTCTAACAAACTAGTAATCAGACGCAGgacaaacgaaaagaaaaaaaactttcggGAATGAATAAGTGCTGATAACTTCAAGATAACTGGTGTGTTGGAAACCCTTGCAGTCACGCGCTCCTGATCCTCCTGATCGCGCGGTAACAACCAACGAGCGTCATCGTTCTCGTTATCAGACTTCACAAAGGCAAAAGCAAAGATTTGCAAAGTGAAACAAAGTGTGCAATTGCGTATGTAACACGCCGCTTTCACTCGTTACTCACCCTCGTTGCTTACACAGTGATCATTAAACTATACATTCTTGCTCATTATATACATTATATTCGTTTATTTTTGTATAGATCATATTAATTCATTGATATATGGAAAATATAACTTGcgttttattaattttgcagttaattaaatttgtcaGCTTATTCGCTATGCTTTCTGGCATCCCTTTGAACTATTTGCTAGTACAATGGACGTACCAGCATACGAGAAAAGCTAAGGCCTCGCCAATCATCGTTGAAACCGTACCAGGCGATATTGTCCTCTTTTATCCCACTGGCATTTCGATAAACCCCATTCATATCCGCATGATAGCATTGATTGAACCACCAGCCTCCACTCCACGTTTTTGCACAATTGCCCTCAGCCTTATTATCATTATCGCTATCTGGAGTCGAAAATTTCATTCCTTTATGAAACTGTAGTGAATCTCCCGCCGTTCCGGAATGCGTTCCCAGAGTTGTCAGGCGATATTGCTCAGCTTCGCTCCCAATTCCAAACGAGGAGTATCTCGCGTATTTGGAGTTGTTAAAGAAGTCCTTCATCTCGACCAACAACTCACAATCGTGCTCCTTTGTAAACTGATGAATGTGCTCGAGTCCCAACCAGTGCTCGCCGTCGACTTCGCCAAAACCATTTCTGTAGTCCGTCCAGTTGCGATTGAAGCTAAGAGATCCGTCGAAGCGGTGCTGAATGACCATCCAGCCACCATCATGCTTATCCTGCTCACAAGAGGCCACAAATGTATTAAAAATATCCTTTTCTCGGATATTATACGTTCCAGACGCCTTCGTTTGCACATCTTTGCAGGACCGATATGAACCGGGATGAATATTCAATATTGAGCGAATCTGCTTATGATCGCGTTCTAATTGCTCAATAGATTTAaaggtttcgtttcgatttttgttggCTTCCTGGCGTTGCGTTGATAATTCTGACTTCAATTCGCTTATTATTTTCGACAAGTCATCGATTGATTTCctgttctgttcctgttcGACCCGATCATCTGCGATTACCTCCTGGGATTTTTGCATGTCTTGCTGCAGCAATTCAATGCTCTGCTCTTGTAAAGCTCTATTGGTTGCAATATCCCGTAGAATATCCTTCAAATCATATGCTGTCCTGTTTTCATAAGTCCTGATCGATGTTTGAACTTCTTGCTGCCATTTCGAAACCTTTACTCGATCACTAGCTATATCCTTCCATTGCTTTTGCATCTCCGTGATTGCCTGTTGCGACTCCGTGTGCCAATTTGTTTCATCCCTCTTATGCTGCTGAATCTCTTGCTGCAAGCTATTCAACAATTTGATGCTTTCGTCTTGTGAAGCTCGGTTGGTTGCAATATCCTGCAGAACATCCATCAAACTATTTGCTGTctcattttgtttcgttctaaTCGATGTTTGAAGCTCTTCCATCCAGTCCGCTAGCTTCTCTCTATCATTTGCGATCTCCTTCCCTTGATTTGCAATCTCTTGCTGCATCTTTCGCAATAGATTGAATTCAATCGGCTTTTGAAACTCTGAGAgaatgtttgtttcattcatctgttgttgctgcatctTACTCAATAGATCACGGATCAATTCCAACTGCACTCGATTTTCTGCAATTGATTCTCTTTGCTCTTGAAGgatttttgaattattttcaatgttcaACCACACAATGCACACACCAACGGACACAGTAATGATGAAAGACACCAGTACGCCCCAAACTACACGCTCCATGACTAAGAAACACTTTGCACAACGATAATCCAACTTGTCTGACTAGCTTCAGAACTGCAAATGACACGCAAATCATTGCTAATAATCCACTTAAAAGCCTTTTCTCTTAAAAGCAAAGGCGTTCATGTGGCCGCTGATAAGCTGTTGCTATTTTGTGCTCCCCGAGATTTATAAAACTATGATGAAGCTTGTTGTCATCTGTTGCTTGATATCAGACTTTAGTTATTTTTCACTAGCATGCTCCATGGCAACATCGTCTTATCGCTAAGACGAAGGGATGATTCTGCCAATAGCCGCTCCAAGTGTAATGACTCAGTGAGAATAGCAAGCATGTTGACTCAGAGCTGGGCTCTTGCGGGTTGAGTAACACTCAATTGATCATTAATCTAATGCTCACCATACTCTTTCAAAtccaattaaattaaatgcagCATCCCCAGCTTCTGTGTGTACTGATTGCAATGAATACGAATGCGATTGGTTGCAATAAAATGCCTataatcaataaatcaattgcGATGAGTGTTCTGTTGGGAAATATTGCTTTTAAACGGATCATTCGTGGGGTTTGGGTTTCCCGTGTACTGCAAAAATTACCGTTAAAAAGCGGCCGATTCAAATCAAAGTCAAAAAAGTTTCACGCGTACATCACCTAGACGGCGCTAGTGTACAAATCAGCGACATTTGTTTATAAACTCGCGTTCAAGTGTTCAGCGCGATTTTGCTTGTTGGGCATGCAATTTTAAATTATCCGTTACGTACACGTGGCTTTTCATACACTAAAATCACGAAAACTATTTAAAATGCTCTGCTATACTGAAGAACACGCTACGCAATTAGTATGTAGATGTGATTTTTTTCAAGATAGTCACCAAAAAGCTAATGCAGCATGTTCTTTGATTGCATTACATGTTCATTTATTGTTAATCATTTCTTACCAATAGTCATTTGaactgtgtgttttgtgttgtgagtGCATTCCTCGCCGATGGCTAACAAATTCTCGCTCACCACCTAAGGGATCAAATGCTTACAGCTAGAACACGATAGAATCTCAAAACGACATCACGGGCTCGCCCTAATGCCGGAGGTACGTCGGAGAATACCGACCATCGAGTGTTCATATCGAGTGGAAGGTAATGGCAGAGCACACAtacgggaaggaaggaatgaatAAAAACACGACGCAACACACGCCAAATCATCATTCGGTTTAACTAAAGCGTTGCTTTCATATatatttacacaaaaaaaaagaggaagaacgaAAGTCTCCATAGAACCCTGTGTTCCTGTGTTTTACGCCTAGGGTGGGGATGGTCAATGTACAATGAACCGGCCTAAAGAGCTAGATATGCTACTGCACGCACTACAAGGAAGAGTTCAGTGATTCGACAttggctgtggcggtggccataTTTCCAAATTTTGCCAGCAATAGGGAAGAGAAACActgacacacagacacacacagacagacacacagaacAGAAACTCGGTTCCGATTGTAGCGTACATTTTTGAACATTTCCTCGCTGTCGTCATGAGCTTACGAACTATCATTCCACATCATTCATCCTAGCTTACGGGGGCGCTGAGGTGGGTTTggagaacaaacaaaaaaaaaagaagaggaagaagtcATTCCCAGTATCCTTCACCGTTTGCTGCACACACATCACACGTCGCCACACGAAAAGGGGGTGCCTCTACGATTCTCCTTAGCTTCTCCGGTGGTATCCCGTGCCCTATACCAGCTTTCCCTCACTTACATCACAATCGAATCGTTTTGCCTTATTGTTTTAAACAACCGAGTTGGCACGATGGTTCCTAGTccatctctctccctatctttctctctcggtatCCTCGGTTGTCGTTATCCTGCCTAATGGAAGCCAATTGTgtggagtggttttttttcttttcttttcagaAGGTACACCAGTGCTACGCAAAATCACTAAACACACTTACACGCTAAAGAGAAACACATCCAATTACAGTAGATTAcgcaacgaaaaagaagaatgagGGACTAATATTAACGGAAAGAGAGTTGGAACAACTAAACGAACCTTTCTGAGACTGATTGCTCGGAGACTGATCGCTTCCCGTCGTTGGTTCCTTTGATCGCGAGTggtttttgtcagtttttttgttggctggTTTGGTTTCTCCCATATTCTCTCTATCGCCTCTAATGTCTAGCGAAGGGCAGGCATTGACCAGGCGTTTGTAAAGTCATTTGTAGCCTTGACCTAGCCCACTTGCCTCCGCGTTCCCtcatgcggtgcggtgtgatTGTACTGCCTAATTGTTGCTACATTTCTACCAGATTCGCCCGTTTGCTTACGCTACTGTAACCTTAACTCTCACGCATTTCTAAATgtaaggaaggaaaaaacaaaaaaagaaaataaaggaaaTAGAAGATCCCTCACGTGGCCACCGTGACCACTGTAGTACTGTCCTTGCGCAACGCGCTCGCGCAGTAGTAGTGCCTAGGAGATGGGTTAACAAAATTTGTCTAACGAAAGCTAATGCTAAAACCGTCTTAAATCTGCCTATTATGTATAAACATCTTAACTCTCTGTACAACAAACCGatcgtgggtggtgggtgattGATGcaaattgatgatgatgatgatgatgatgagacgaTGTGGTGtatgatgtggatgatgatgatggtttaatGAGGTGAAGGAAATATGTGCGCCAACCAATAGTGATAAACTTAAATCTTAAATGGGAAAACTCGGACTATAATGCTACAAAGTGCGATGGCGGCACgacccacacacacccacacacgcccACATCTTGTGGTGCAATTCCGTGTTAGCGTATCTCAAATATCCTTTCTTGTTTGTATGGGCTCGGTGTTGTTTTATAGTcctcttttttgctttgcttcatTCTTCATTCCTATCCCTtattctttttcgatttttatgttttcttcttattttccttgttttcctttctcttcattccacATCTCCCTCTCATGCTATGTTTCATAAACTCtgaaagcgataaaaaagTGTTGGTAAAACAATCCAGATTGGCACATAGTTTTCTACTCTTCTCCAGTTATCTCATTTTGTTTAGTACAGCACACTCTACCAGGACGTCTCATGCATTCTCCGTTTAAGCAACCATTCGATCGTGGTCTGTCTTAGCACGCCTTCCAGCGAGTAACTTATCTCGTAGAACATACACCGTTAAAGGGGAGTACATACGACGATCGTGCCACTAACTCTAACTAACCATGAACTGCTTCCCTCACTTGTAGTACATCGGTTCAGATTTACTCAGATCCGTTGGCATcatgctgtcgtcgtcgctcttgATGTGcatgtggtgatgctgctgctgcgaagagGACGCACCGGCGGAGGATGAAGGATGGGAAGCATCACTGTTGGCCGGAGACGGAGTGTCCCGATCTCGGTCACCACCTCCTAGCCGGTGGTCGTGTTCGCTaccgctagtgctgctgcttcggctgtgcgttccgttccgatgctgatgatggtgggggTGCTGGGAGTGATGGAGGTGATGCAGGTGCGCCTGCGATGACTGCTGCatatgctcctgctgctcgtcctgctgctggcgcgcttcggcagcggccgcaatggctgcggctgcggccgcCTGCgcctgtagctgctgctggtgcagatggtgcagattgctgctgatcgtgtgCAGGGACTGCGAGTTGATCGACAGTGGTGTCGGTGAGGACGGTGGTGAGCCAGCCtccgactgctgctgccgtagcAGCTGAATCGTCGTCAATCCGTTGGCATTCCTAATGAGTCTGTGGAGCGcaccgagggagagagaatgagaaagacCGAACCAACCATGATCACCTTGAGGGACATTAACACAATGGTTTCCAGCCCATTCCCTCTTCCGCCCaagggccgggggggggggggggggggggggcggttatACTTACGGGTAGCAGTCGGCCGCACTGTAGGTAAACTTGCGATCGTTCGTGCTGAGATCGGTCGGCTTCAGGTCGTCGAGATCGGTTTCCATCTTGATGTTGCGATGGTGATGCGAGTGCAgtgcctgctgttgttgctgctgctcccggtgttgctgatggtgatggtggtgcagggCCGATGGTGAGGAAGACGCCGAGGAGGAAGCCGATGGTGAGAGCGGTCCACCGGCAGCCtgtgatgccgctgctgcggctgctgccgcggccgcCAAATGGTGGATGTTAGCCCCATTCGGGAGCAGTGACATGAGCGAACTGGCAGCTCCGTTGCTAGCGTTACCGGCCgagttgccgttgctgccattacctccaccggcaccgttgcTACTaccggcggctgctgcagccgctgctgcggccgctgcctgACTGGCGGCCATCGTCTGTCGCAGCAGTGAAATGTTCTTGATGCTCTTCAGTTCAGTTGGATTGCGTAGAAATCTAAAAGAGAAACAATCAGAAAACAGTGTTAGCGTATCCTGCTCGGATGAGGACTGTCCACAGCCTACTTACTGGTAACAATGACGTTCACCCTGCACCTTGCGCAGTATGTTGACGCGGTAGTAGTAGCGCAACGCTCGGGACATCTTGTCGTAGTTCATCGAGAGGTGGTTCTTCTGTTTACCCCACAGCTTCGCTAGTCCGGCCGGATCGACGATCTTGAACACGCCCGTATCGCGGCACTTCCACGCGATGTAACCACCGTACCGCTGGCTTGGATCGTTCAGTAGCTGCTGCAGAAAGTCCCACAGCAGACGGCCATCTGAAAGTGAACCGGACGAAACTGTGACCGACGTGACGGCGGCGGTATGGGAGGGAGATGGACAAGGGAAGGTAGGTAGGAAAAGGAaggttgggtggtggtggtggttggcgatTGAAGCGAACACGTGGCACACGGATGGAAAAAGGAGGGAACGTGGAGAAGGGAGTTGGTTGGAGAGGCAATCCCGGTTGTTgtattaaaatgttttgtttctttttggtttttcatttgtttgtagTTGATGTAAATTGTGTTGTTAAAATATTAATGTTTCCGTTTCAATTCTTTGCTTTTCATGGTGCTCTCTTCGTCCAGAATGCATCCGGAACCAAAGACACGTTTGAATACGACaacgaaaagcaaagaagaaaccCGAGTGtagtgtgtatctgtgtgtaaCAGAGTACGTATGTGTGACGCTACCACAAACACCATCTAACATTGTGcaagtgtgcctgtgtgtgttggtgtgtgtttgtgagcaacaaagcaaaaggataAGGCAGCAAgaagagaacaaaacaaaagtgaagcaaaacaatACTCACTTGTATTGGGTTCAGGATTATCGGGGAAGAACTCGCGCTTGACGGGTAGGAAGGcaccaccggaagcggaaccaccaccgggagtaGTGGGTCCCGGTGATCCGGCACCATTGTTCGCTGGTGGAGATCCGGCCAGAGCACTGGCGGCTCCCTTAAGGCTGAGTACGGCCGCGGCaacggctgcagcagcagccgatgatCCTCCTTGCTGTGAGCCATCCCGGCCAGACGAGGAACCACCGTTTACGGATGAGCTGGGTGACGGATACTGGAGCGTCTTGGTGTCGAGCAGCTGCAGTTGGCCGAGATGTTGCGTTTCCTTCGAGATCGGTGTCAACGGTGGGCTCTGCTGTGGCTGTTGGGCACCCAGTAGGGGCAGTTTACTGTCCGGGTGCGTCAGGGGCAGTGGATGGAAGCCATTGCCATTGGAACCGCTGACACTAGCACCGGATCCCGAGGAGCCGGATGCTACACCATTAGCGGTGGAAGAACTGGCCgcaactcctgctgctgccgctgccgcatTGTCCTCATCGGAGTCGGATtgatggctgctgctactgctgctggcggtacTGCTGgtcgtgctgctactgc is a window of Anopheles aquasalis chromosome 2, idAnoAquaMG_Q_19, whole genome shotgun sequence DNA encoding:
- the LOC126569058 gene encoding fibrinogen-like protein 1, translating into MERVVWGVLVSFIITVSVGVCIVWLNIENNSKILQEQRESIAENRVQLELIRDLLSKMQQQQMNETNILSEFQKPIEFNLLRKMQQEIANQGKEIANDREKLADWMEELQTSIRTKQNETANSLMDVLQDIATNRASQDESIKLLNSLQQEIQQHKRDETNWHTESQQAITEMQKQWKDIASDRVKVSKWQQEVQTSIRTYENRTAYDLKDILRDIATNRALQEQSIELLQQDMQKSQEVIADDRVEQEQNRKSIDDLSKIISELKSELSTQRQEANKNRNETFKSIEQLERDHKQIRSILNIHPGSYRSCKDVQTKASGTYNIREKDIFNTFVASCEQDKHDGGWMVIQHRFDGSLSFNRNWTDYRNGFGEVDGEHWLGLEHIHQFTKEHDCELLVEMKDFFNNSKYARYSSFGIGSEAEQYRLTTLGTHSGTAGDSLQFHKGMKFSTPDSDNDNKAEGNCAKTWSGGWWFNQCYHADMNGVYRNASGIKEDNIAWYGFNDDWRGLSFSRMLVRPLY